In Marinobacter antarcticus, one genomic interval encodes:
- a CDS encoding PAS domain-containing protein: MKEFVIQRYRADAPAGNGRQTLLRIDDEGKVLFADNNAEAILGYDASELEGIMVQRVLASREDDPFAPVNRHRIESGQDALVTFRHKEGFFYTASISMRVSMRDSDEAASARITQQDNSTIDPRLLRFAERAAGFGIWELDIASNQITWTEGL, encoded by the coding sequence GTGAAAGAGTTTGTCATACAACGTTATCGTGCCGATGCACCCGCCGGTAACGGTCGCCAGACCCTGTTGCGTATTGACGATGAAGGCAAGGTGCTGTTCGCCGACAATAACGCCGAAGCCATACTCGGATACGATGCCAGCGAGCTGGAAGGCATTATGGTACAACGAGTTCTGGCATCAAGGGAGGATGACCCTTTCGCACCAGTAAACCGGCATCGTATCGAGAGCGGCCAGGATGCACTGGTCACTTTCCGCCACAAAGAAGGTTTTTTCTACACCGCAAGCATTTCAATGCGCGTCAGCATGCGCGATTCAGATGAAGCCGCTAGCGCCCGGATCACCCAACAGGATAATTCCACCATAGATCCACGCCTGCTTCGCTTTGCAGAGAGAGCCGCAGGCTTCGGAATATGGGAACTGGATATAGCCAGCAACCAGATTACCTGGACAGAGGGGCTGTAG
- the argH gene encoding argininosuccinate lyase, whose amino-acid sequence MTDQKKPDQATTSEKPWGGRFSEPTDAFVERFTASVGFDQRLYHHDITGSIAHATMLAEVGVLTTEERDSIIDGLNGVKEDIEAGRFEWSVSLEDVHMNIEAQLTNRIGITGKKLHTGRSRNDQVATDIRLYLRDEIDVIAEELRRLQAGLLDLAEREADTIMPGFTHLQTAQPVTFGHHLLAWYEMLVRDGERLQDCRKRVNVMPLGAAALAGTTYPIDRAMTARLLGFDRPSENSLDSVSDRDFAIEFCSFAALLMTHMSRFSEELVLWTSAQFDFIDLPDRFCTGSSIMPQKKNPDVPELVRGKTGRVTGHLMCLLTLMKSQPLAYNKDNQEDKEPLFDTVDTIKGCLKAYADMVPAIRAKADNMRVAAKRGFSTATDLADYLVKKGMPFRDAHEVVGKAVAFGVAEERDLSDMTLEELARFSDTIGDDVFDVLTLEGSVQARDHLGGTAPAQVRAAVARARKLLG is encoded by the coding sequence ATGACGGATCAGAAAAAACCTGACCAGGCCACAACCTCCGAAAAACCCTGGGGCGGACGCTTTAGCGAACCCACAGATGCTTTTGTGGAACGCTTCACTGCATCCGTAGGGTTTGATCAGCGCCTGTATCACCACGATATCACCGGCTCCATCGCCCACGCGACCATGCTCGCCGAGGTTGGTGTGCTGACAACGGAAGAGCGTGACAGCATTATCGATGGCCTGAACGGGGTGAAGGAAGATATTGAGGCGGGGCGCTTTGAGTGGTCTGTGAGTCTTGAAGACGTACACATGAACATAGAAGCTCAGTTGACCAATCGCATTGGCATCACTGGCAAGAAGCTGCATACCGGCCGTAGCCGTAACGACCAGGTGGCCACGGATATCCGCCTGTACCTGCGGGATGAAATTGATGTGATTGCTGAGGAGCTCCGGCGCCTGCAAGCCGGCCTGTTGGATCTGGCCGAGCGTGAAGCTGATACCATTATGCCTGGTTTTACCCATCTCCAGACGGCGCAGCCGGTCACTTTCGGGCACCACCTTCTGGCCTGGTATGAAATGCTGGTTCGTGATGGCGAGCGCCTGCAGGATTGCCGCAAACGGGTGAACGTAATGCCTCTGGGAGCTGCTGCTCTGGCCGGCACCACCTATCCGATCGATCGGGCCATGACTGCCAGACTGCTGGGTTTTGACCGCCCCTCAGAAAACTCCCTGGATTCCGTCAGCGACCGGGACTTTGCCATTGAATTTTGCAGCTTTGCGGCTTTGCTGATGACGCACATGTCCCGCTTCAGCGAAGAGCTGGTGCTGTGGACTTCAGCGCAGTTTGATTTTATTGATCTGCCGGACCGTTTCTGCACCGGTTCTTCAATCATGCCCCAGAAAAAGAACCCCGATGTGCCTGAGCTTGTCCGGGGCAAAACCGGCCGGGTGACTGGCCACCTGATGTGCTTGCTCACACTGATGAAAAGCCAGCCACTGGCGTATAACAAGGATAATCAGGAAGACAAAGAGCCGCTGTTCGATACGGTTGATACCATCAAAGGGTGCCTGAAAGCCTACGCCGATATGGTTCCGGCTATTCGTGCCAAAGCCGATAACATGCGCGTGGCCGCCAAGCGCGGTTTCTCTACAGCGACCGACCTGGCGGATTATCTGGTCAAGAAAGGCATGCCTTTCCGGGATGCCCATGAAGTTGTGGGTAAAGCGGTAGCTTTCGGTGTGGCGGAAGAGCGAGACCTTTCTGATATGACGCTGGAAGAGCTGGCGCGCTTCTCCGATACCATCGGCGATGATGTGTTTGACGTGCTTACACTGGAGGGCTCGGTTCAGGCCCGTGACCACCTTGGTGGCACCGCACCTGCTCAGGTACGGGCGGCAGTGGCCCGTGCGCGTAAGCTGCTGGGTTGA
- a CDS encoding LytR/AlgR family response regulator transcription factor, translating into MTKQKILIADDEPLARERLRRLAEGLPEYEVCGEAGDGDSALAQVAELQPDILLLDIRMPGLDGMEVAARLSKLSSPPAIIFCTAYDSYAIQAFDVQAIAYLLKPVRKQALAEALARAGRINRVQLQAFSSNNASNSTGGDATENEQLAVRTHRGTELIDIAGIRYCQADQKYVTIHHSRGEAVSDYTLKELENSYPRQLLRIHRNTLVGVRFIQALKRTPEGHNLVLLRDDLGELQVSRRHASNVRQWLQG; encoded by the coding sequence ATGACAAAACAGAAAATTCTGATAGCCGACGACGAGCCTCTGGCCCGGGAACGCCTCCGGCGGCTAGCTGAGGGCTTGCCGGAATACGAGGTTTGCGGCGAAGCCGGTGATGGCGACTCAGCCCTTGCCCAGGTTGCCGAACTGCAACCGGACATTCTGCTGCTGGACATACGTATGCCAGGCCTTGACGGCATGGAGGTCGCCGCACGTCTGAGCAAACTCAGCAGCCCTCCGGCCATCATTTTTTGCACCGCATACGACAGTTATGCGATTCAGGCTTTTGATGTGCAGGCCATCGCTTACCTGCTCAAGCCTGTCCGAAAACAGGCGTTGGCAGAAGCTCTGGCACGAGCCGGGCGGATTAACCGGGTACAACTGCAGGCGTTTTCCAGCAACAACGCCAGCAACAGCACAGGGGGGGATGCAACAGAAAACGAGCAACTGGCGGTTCGCACCCATCGAGGTACCGAGCTGATAGATATAGCCGGGATCCGCTATTGTCAGGCGGATCAGAAATACGTGACCATTCACCATTCCCGTGGTGAGGCGGTTTCCGATTACACACTGAAAGAACTGGAAAATAGCTATCCGCGCCAGTTACTCCGGATTCACCGCAACACGTTGGTAGGTGTGCGCTTTATTCAGGCTTTGAAACGCACCCCAGAGGGCCACAACCTAGTATTGCTCAGGGACGATCTCGGCGAGCTCCAGGTAAGCCGCCGGCACGCCAGCAACGTGCGCCAGTGGCTGCAGGGATAG
- a CDS encoding EAL domain-containing protein, with product MLIENGTQPAARRIADDTLSLIRNFVLEWQGRQLQTTDSGGLLIMGKDTSADPEQLLGQAADLCHDAKTSGRNRVHTAHASRPEADDHDSNEYVGQIRKALDNQALILEFQALKPVASVTWGDYIEILCRVPGDGNHELWLQPDQFLPVAERFDLTKRLDRQVILQTLTWVAVDLSTGRIGG from the coding sequence GTGCTCATCGAGAACGGCACACAACCTGCGGCCCGGAGAATCGCAGACGATACCCTGAGCCTTATCCGCAACTTTGTTTTGGAGTGGCAGGGACGTCAACTGCAAACCACAGACAGTGGTGGCCTGCTGATTATGGGCAAAGATACGTCTGCGGATCCCGAGCAGCTTCTGGGCCAGGCTGCAGATCTTTGTCACGACGCAAAAACATCCGGGCGCAACCGGGTTCATACCGCCCACGCTTCTCGCCCTGAAGCAGATGACCACGACAGTAATGAATACGTTGGCCAGATCCGCAAAGCTCTGGATAACCAGGCCCTGATACTCGAATTCCAGGCGCTAAAGCCGGTTGCCAGTGTCACTTGGGGTGATTACATCGAGATTCTCTGCCGGGTTCCCGGTGACGGAAACCATGAGCTATGGTTACAGCCGGATCAGTTTCTGCCGGTCGCAGAGCGGTTTGATCTGACCAAACGGCTGGACCGGCAGGTGATACTGCAAACTCTCACCTGGGTGGCCGTAGACCTCTCCACCGGACGGATTGGCGGTTAG
- a CDS encoding sensor histidine kinase: MLLITSELLVLVLAIVQASDGWIDWNYFALLSLFVQWTTLTSAALICLLRQRLARISVPRATLAIAAIVLLDVLAFSLFADNVLHPQSGIIDWQAIAKKLLLALLIVLMVLRYFYLQHQWQQQREAEMQAHLAALQARIQPHFLFNSMNTIASLIASDPEQAEEAVLDLSELFRASLRTGDQLIPLSKELDLCQRYLAIESLRLGPRLKLEWHIADGLDRQAIPPLTLQPLVENAVYHGIQPRPEGGTVRIEAEARGNFVYLLVQNPKPEGNGSLHSGNRMALSNIQARLQALFGEPAVLKHSHQGDVYTVTLRLPKTTQQP; encoded by the coding sequence ATGCTGCTGATCACCAGCGAACTGCTGGTGCTGGTGCTGGCTATTGTCCAGGCCAGCGACGGCTGGATTGACTGGAATTATTTCGCGCTACTGTCGTTGTTCGTACAATGGACCACTCTCACCAGTGCTGCGCTGATCTGCCTGCTTCGCCAAAGACTGGCGAGAATATCGGTGCCCCGTGCCACCCTTGCGATCGCAGCTATCGTGCTGCTGGACGTGCTCGCGTTCAGCCTGTTTGCCGACAATGTTCTACACCCGCAATCGGGCATCATTGACTGGCAGGCCATTGCCAAAAAGCTGCTACTGGCGCTGCTGATTGTGCTGATGGTATTGCGCTATTTTTATCTGCAGCACCAGTGGCAGCAACAACGGGAAGCAGAAATGCAGGCTCACCTGGCAGCGCTGCAGGCACGCATACAGCCGCACTTCCTGTTTAACAGCATGAATACCATCGCCAGCCTCATTGCCTCTGATCCCGAGCAGGCCGAAGAAGCCGTTCTCGATCTTTCCGAGCTCTTTCGCGCCAGCCTGCGAACCGGCGACCAGCTCATCCCGCTGTCAAAGGAGCTGGATTTGTGCCAGCGCTATCTCGCCATTGAATCCCTGCGCCTTGGTCCGCGCCTGAAACTGGAATGGCATATTGCCGATGGACTGGACCGCCAGGCCATACCACCGCTAACCCTGCAGCCGCTGGTAGAAAACGCGGTTTATCATGGCATACAGCCCCGCCCGGAGGGTGGTACCGTGCGCATCGAGGCGGAAGCACGCGGTAATTTTGTGTACCTGCTTGTGCAAAACCCCAAACCGGAAGGCAACGGGAGTCTGCACAGCGGCAACCGCATGGCCCTGAGCAACATACAAGCACGACTGCAGGCACTGTTCGGAGAGCCTGCAGTTCTGAAACACAGCCATCAGGGCGACGTTTACACGGTGACCTTGAGACTGCCAAAAACCACACAACAACCATGA
- the lysA gene encoding diaminopimelate decarboxylase, with amino-acid sequence MDHFNYRDGELYAEDVAVSAIAKRFGTPAYVYSRATLERHYKAYDDALKAREHLVCYAVKANSNLAVLNVLARLGAGFDIVSAGELERVLRAGGDPGKVVFSGVGKQEWEMRRALEVGVRCFNVESDTELDRLNAVAGELGVKAPVSLRVNPDVDAGTHPYISTGLKENKFGIDIAEAPAVYARAATLPNLDIKGVDCHIGSQLTSVSPFLDALDRVLELVDALSESGIHIRHLDMGGGLGVTYNDEQAPQPSEYVRALDERIGDRKLELILEPGRSIAANAGILLTRVEFLKCTEHRNFAIIDAAMNDLIRPALYSAWQAIVPVQPHQNVEEKIWDLVGPVCETGDFLGKDRPLRLRAGDLLAVRSAGAYGFVMSSNYNTRNRPPELMVDGEQVHIVRRRETLEDQLAPESSLPE; translated from the coding sequence ATGGATCATTTTAACTACCGTGACGGCGAGCTTTACGCCGAAGATGTCGCTGTCTCTGCTATAGCCAAACGCTTTGGTACGCCGGCTTATGTATATTCCCGGGCCACCCTGGAGCGCCATTACAAGGCATATGATGACGCTCTGAAGGCGCGCGAGCATCTTGTGTGCTACGCAGTCAAAGCCAATAGTAATCTGGCGGTGTTGAATGTTCTGGCACGCCTGGGTGCTGGCTTTGACATTGTGTCGGCCGGTGAACTGGAGCGTGTGCTGAGGGCCGGTGGTGATCCAGGCAAGGTGGTATTTTCCGGTGTTGGCAAGCAGGAATGGGAAATGCGTCGGGCTCTGGAAGTGGGTGTTCGCTGCTTCAACGTGGAATCCGACACCGAGCTGGACCGGCTCAATGCGGTGGCCGGTGAGCTGGGCGTCAAAGCCCCGGTTTCCCTGCGTGTGAACCCGGATGTCGATGCCGGGACTCACCCGTACATTTCCACGGGTCTGAAAGAGAACAAGTTCGGTATTGATATCGCAGAAGCACCGGCGGTCTACGCCCGGGCTGCAACACTGCCGAACCTGGATATCAAAGGCGTGGATTGCCATATTGGTTCACAGCTCACATCGGTTTCGCCATTCCTGGATGCGCTCGATCGTGTCCTGGAGTTGGTCGACGCGCTGTCGGAGAGTGGCATTCACATCCGTCACCTGGATATGGGAGGGGGCTTGGGCGTTACTTACAACGATGAACAGGCGCCGCAGCCGTCAGAATACGTCAGGGCTCTGGATGAGCGTATCGGCGACCGCAAGCTGGAGCTGATACTCGAGCCAGGCCGTTCAATTGCAGCCAACGCCGGCATACTGCTTACCCGGGTCGAATTTCTGAAGTGCACCGAACATCGCAACTTCGCGATCATCGATGCCGCCATGAACGATCTGATCCGCCCGGCGCTTTACAGTGCCTGGCAAGCCATTGTGCCGGTACAGCCTCATCAGAATGTTGAAGAAAAGATTTGGGATCTGGTTGGCCCTGTCTGTGAAACCGGGGATTTTCTCGGTAAAGACCGGCCGCTCCGGCTCAGGGCTGGTGATCTCCTGGCCGTGCGCTCTGCGGGCGCCTATGGTTTTGTTATGAGTTCTAACTACAACACCCGAAACCGCCCGCCCGAGTTGATGGTTGATGGAGAGCAGGTGCATATTGTTCGCCGTCGCGAGACCCTCGAGGATCAGCTTGCGCCAGAAAGCAGTCTCCCAGAATGA
- a CDS encoding class I adenylate cyclase has product MTAHAPPIALDFDEGIDRKTLRRLRDRFLVVNRQRWQRARSSLTYRQQVVLEILPLVFHANHPALPGYLDVDCPYGLNHYRPDSATVSAARRLTRTFSIRDEGRRRADLEGLFLMGSPGTLGHSVASDLDVWLCHRDDLQEPGIRCLERKAEKLTEWASSFGIELHVFVFSAADWREGRQRAEVSGENCGSAQHYLLLDEFYRTGIHLGGCYPLWWLIPSEQEGRYRECVNKLVDYRFIRGDEYIDFGAVPGIPANEFLGAGVWQLYKGIDAPWKSILKLLLIECYAQTQEQPVLSRVFKQAVFSGITDVDFLDPYVMLYQRLEQWLTGAEAGARLDLVRRSLYIKAGLPLTRTGAAGEQGAEPWRARLLRELVAGWGWQEKQIEALDDRQLWRAEEVSSLRRVVVSELTHSYRLLSKMARDQGEQSAISANDINLLGRKLYAAFQRKAGKIEQINPGLAPSLAEENLAFHHQSEEGGKGSGWLLYRDLENPSDAFWQPVLRRSGNLAELVAWCYCNGLLTRSTRLNVRSGQGVASVSELREMLNALLGFVPFPLGPAEREALARGVRPLRNLLLVNVGVDPQAHLTERGLHKLSAWHDSLGFSGGRENLVVTIDQVTLNSWHEVSLQHYASGDTLIQCLKNVLASVALDPRAVPGIEVHSHKRGHGSAIARRVQELFADVLRQFFAGGAGPHPLRYVIEMDRRYFLLEFSGTEPGFIALESRDALMECLAQPRDVYLPIIFDRHALLDEPALRAACQASEPDSIQVFYTLRGERAQIWVIDERGSLFGWEQTVPHRRYLLAPLLRFLENLVERRTLRFSEVPVALAGVRCYEVVASNGLWRPEYRPQLDSGVALPGLEVQAVGVQEGENRVRFDLYCGEQEFTVLQYGDQLIPAFAHYIHSLRQSGERYPVYLTDVHLPHDLDPRVYQQDIQTSQYLYYRAALEDALNRELAAFR; this is encoded by the coding sequence TTGACCGCTCATGCCCCACCGATCGCCCTGGATTTTGATGAGGGCATTGACCGCAAAACCCTGCGCCGTCTGCGGGACAGGTTTCTCGTGGTTAATCGCCAGCGCTGGCAGCGAGCGCGCTCCTCGCTTACCTACCGGCAACAGGTAGTACTGGAAATTCTGCCGCTGGTGTTTCACGCCAACCATCCGGCTTTACCCGGCTATCTGGATGTCGATTGTCCCTATGGCCTAAACCATTATCGGCCGGATTCAGCAACTGTGAGTGCTGCACGGCGTCTGACCCGTACCTTCAGCATTCGGGACGAAGGCAGGCGCCGGGCCGATCTGGAAGGGCTGTTTCTGATGGGTAGCCCCGGCACATTGGGGCACTCTGTCGCCAGTGACCTGGATGTCTGGCTGTGTCACCGGGACGACCTTCAGGAACCGGGTATCCGATGCCTGGAGCGCAAGGCAGAGAAGCTGACGGAGTGGGCATCTTCTTTTGGCATCGAACTGCATGTATTCGTGTTCTCTGCCGCCGACTGGCGTGAGGGCCGGCAGCGTGCAGAGGTGAGCGGTGAAAACTGCGGCAGCGCCCAGCACTACCTGCTGCTGGATGAGTTTTATCGCACCGGGATCCACCTTGGTGGGTGCTATCCGCTGTGGTGGCTTATTCCCTCAGAGCAGGAAGGCCGTTATCGGGAATGTGTAAACAAGCTGGTGGATTACCGTTTTATCCGCGGCGACGAATACATCGATTTTGGCGCGGTACCGGGCATACCGGCCAACGAATTTCTCGGCGCGGGTGTGTGGCAGCTCTACAAGGGTATTGATGCGCCCTGGAAATCTATCCTGAAGCTGTTGCTTATCGAATGTTACGCGCAGACGCAGGAGCAGCCGGTTTTGTCTCGGGTTTTCAAGCAGGCGGTATTCAGTGGCATCACAGATGTGGATTTTCTGGACCCGTATGTAATGCTGTACCAGCGGCTGGAGCAGTGGCTGACGGGGGCTGAAGCCGGGGCAAGGCTTGATCTGGTACGTCGCAGTTTGTACATCAAAGCGGGGCTGCCGCTGACCCGCACCGGAGCCGCGGGCGAGCAGGGCGCAGAGCCCTGGAGGGCCCGGCTGCTGAGGGAGCTTGTGGCTGGCTGGGGTTGGCAGGAGAAGCAGATTGAAGCGCTGGATGATCGTCAGCTCTGGCGGGCAGAGGAGGTTTCTTCCCTGCGCCGCGTGGTGGTGTCTGAACTGACTCACAGCTACCGGCTGCTCTCGAAAATGGCCCGGGATCAGGGCGAGCAGTCAGCGATCAGCGCCAATGACATTAACCTGCTCGGCCGCAAGCTCTACGCAGCATTCCAGCGTAAGGCCGGTAAGATTGAACAGATTAACCCGGGGCTGGCACCCTCGCTGGCAGAGGAAAACCTGGCTTTTCATCACCAGTCCGAAGAGGGCGGGAAAGGAAGCGGCTGGCTACTGTACCGTGATCTGGAAAACCCTTCAGATGCTTTCTGGCAGCCCGTTCTCCGGCGCTCCGGAAATCTCGCTGAATTGGTGGCCTGGTGTTATTGCAACGGTTTGCTGACCCGTTCCACTCGTCTCAACGTCCGCTCCGGGCAGGGCGTCGCCTCCGTCAGTGAATTGCGGGAAATGCTGAATGCGCTTTTGGGTTTTGTGCCATTTCCTTTGGGGCCTGCTGAGCGGGAAGCTCTGGCTCGCGGCGTTCGCCCCCTGCGTAACTTGCTTCTGGTCAATGTGGGCGTTGATCCGCAGGCCCATCTTACAGAACGCGGGCTGCACAAACTTAGTGCCTGGCATGATTCACTGGGCTTCAGCGGTGGGCGAGAGAATCTGGTTGTTACCATTGATCAGGTCACGCTTAATAGTTGGCACGAGGTCAGCCTTCAGCACTACGCCTCCGGTGATACTCTGATTCAGTGCCTCAAAAACGTACTTGCATCGGTTGCTCTCGATCCCCGCGCAGTTCCCGGCATTGAGGTACACAGCCACAAGCGTGGTCATGGCAGTGCTATCGCGCGGCGGGTGCAGGAGCTGTTTGCCGATGTATTGCGTCAGTTCTTTGCCGGGGGGGCTGGCCCGCATCCGTTGCGTTATGTTATCGAAATGGACCGCCGGTATTTTCTGCTGGAGTTCAGCGGTACCGAGCCGGGATTCATTGCTCTGGAAAGTCGGGATGCTCTCATGGAGTGTCTGGCCCAGCCTCGGGATGTATATCTGCCCATCATATTTGACCGCCACGCACTTCTGGACGAGCCCGCGTTGCGGGCGGCCTGCCAGGCCAGTGAGCCGGACAGTATTCAGGTGTTTTATACTCTTCGTGGCGAGCGGGCGCAGATCTGGGTGATTGACGAGCGCGGCTCATTGTTCGGTTGGGAGCAGACGGTTCCCCACCGCCGTTATCTTCTGGCACCTCTGCTGCGCTTTCTGGAAAATCTGGTAGAGCGGCGCACCTTGCGCTTCAGCGAGGTGCCTGTGGCGCTGGCCGGTGTGCGGTGTTACGAAGTGGTTGCCAGTAATGGGCTCTGGCGCCCGGAATACCGTCCGCAACTGGATTCCGGAGTTGCTTTGCCGGGGCTTGAGGTGCAAGCCGTGGGTGTTCAGGAAGGTGAAAACCGGGTTCGCTTTGATCTTTACTGTGGTGAGCAGGAGTTCACGGTGCTGCAATACGGTGATCAGCTGATCCCGGCCTTTGCTCACTATATTCATTCACTGCGCCAGAGCGGAGAGCGCTATCCGGTTTATCTTACGGATGTGCATCTGCCCCACGACCTGGATCCGCGGGTTTATCAGCAGGATATACAGACCAGTCAGTACCTCTATTATCGTGCCGCTCTGGAGGATGCCCTGAACCGTGAACTGGCGGCGTTTCGATAG
- the lptM gene encoding LPS translocon maturation chaperone LptM, producing the protein MRAWTLPIVILVVAATLGGCGQKGPLYRENPEMSAVPHQTPKHVQEPNGSF; encoded by the coding sequence ATGCGCGCGTGGACACTGCCAATCGTTATTCTGGTCGTGGCGGCGACACTTGGTGGCTGCGGCCAGAAAGGGCCTTTATACCGGGAGAATCCGGAGATGTCAGCCGTGCCACACCAGACTCCGAAACACGTTCAGGAACCTAATGGATCATTTTAA
- a CDS encoding DUF484 family protein: MTDQTARQKAGELTPEEVAEYLRNNPDFFIEQDELLRSLTLPHDSGRAISLVERQVHLFREQRDTLRHELVELVSIARHNDRLFEKSKRLLMQVIEARNLIDMASTIDDSIRGDFGLDAASVILFTDAEVPGSSQGALYVVSPAEARNRLGNLLEGSRAVCGQFRESERKFLFPNRDEPIASVALVPLRTDDLLGVFAVGSCQPGYFDQSMGSLFLSYISDTLSRLLPPMVQRYTTAAPVSDLATESR, from the coding sequence ATGACAGACCAAACGGCCCGCCAGAAGGCCGGTGAACTCACCCCGGAAGAGGTGGCTGAGTACCTGAGAAACAATCCTGATTTTTTTATTGAGCAGGATGAGCTTCTGCGCAGCCTGACCCTGCCTCACGACAGTGGCAGGGCCATTTCCCTGGTTGAGCGTCAGGTACACCTGTTCCGTGAGCAGCGGGACACGCTACGACATGAGCTGGTGGAGCTGGTCTCCATCGCCCGTCACAATGATCGCCTGTTTGAAAAAAGCAAACGGTTGCTGATGCAGGTGATTGAAGCTCGCAACCTCATTGATATGGCATCCACCATCGATGACAGCATTCGCGGTGATTTCGGGCTGGATGCGGCTTCGGTGATCCTGTTTACTGATGCGGAAGTGCCCGGCAGTTCCCAGGGCGCGCTTTATGTTGTGAGCCCGGCAGAGGCCCGGAATCGTCTCGGTAACCTGCTGGAAGGCAGCAGAGCGGTATGTGGCCAGTTCCGGGAAAGTGAGCGGAAATTTTTGTTTCCGAATCGGGATGAGCCCATTGCGTCGGTTGCCCTGGTGCCTTTGCGCACCGACGATCTGCTAGGCGTTTTCGCGGTTGGCAGTTGCCAGCCTGGCTATTTTGACCAGAGCATGGGATCGCTGTTCCTCAGCTACATCAGTGATACGCTCAGCCGGCTTTTGCCACCAATGGTTCAGCGCTATACCACTGCCGCTCCGGTATCCGATCTTGCGACGGAGTCCCGCTAG
- the dapF gene encoding diaminopimelate epimerase, translating into MSAGQEVTQHRRNHGPLLRFSKMHGLGNDFMVVDAISQPFRLRPEMIRELADRNFGIGFDQLLVVEPPGLPDVDFRYRIFNADGSEVEQCGNGARCFAKFVRDQRLTNKKIIRVQTSAGVIELRVVKDGMVMVNMGVPELNPPAIPFAAEQRKNVYTVETGAETVELSAVSMGNPHAVIVVDDVDTAPVADLGPRLESHPRFPSRANIGFLQIVSRGHVRLRVYERGSGETLACGSGACAAVVAGCLRGLLDNRVEVDLRGGRLVVEWQGEGTPVMMEGPATSVFEGQLRLPGDSGGSRRRKPNRPHKQPI; encoded by the coding sequence ATGAGTGCAGGCCAGGAAGTGACTCAGCATCGCCGAAATCATGGGCCGCTGCTCCGGTTCAGTAAAATGCACGGGCTGGGTAACGATTTCATGGTGGTTGATGCCATTAGTCAGCCATTCCGGCTGCGCCCGGAAATGATCCGGGAGCTGGCGGATCGGAACTTTGGTATCGGCTTTGATCAGTTGCTGGTCGTGGAGCCTCCGGGATTGCCGGATGTGGATTTCCGTTACCGGATATTCAATGCCGACGGTTCCGAGGTTGAACAGTGTGGCAATGGTGCGCGGTGTTTCGCAAAATTTGTGCGTGATCAGCGGTTGACCAACAAAAAGATCATTCGGGTCCAGACCTCCGCAGGGGTGATTGAACTGCGGGTGGTCAAAGACGGTATGGTGATGGTTAATATGGGCGTACCTGAGCTGAATCCGCCGGCCATTCCTTTTGCTGCTGAGCAGCGCAAAAATGTGTATACGGTGGAAACGGGTGCGGAAACGGTTGAGCTCAGTGCGGTTTCCATGGGTAACCCCCACGCCGTTATCGTGGTCGATGACGTGGACACAGCGCCGGTCGCAGACCTTGGTCCACGCCTGGAAAGCCACCCGCGATTCCCGTCGCGGGCCAATATCGGCTTTCTGCAGATAGTAAGCCGAGGCCACGTGCGCTTGCGGGTATATGAGCGCGGCTCAGGCGAAACTCTGGCTTGTGGCAGCGGTGCCTGCGCGGCTGTGGTTGCCGGGTGTCTGCGTGGCTTGCTCGATAACCGCGTAGAGGTGGATCTGCGCGGGGGGCGGCTGGTCGTTGAATGGCAGGGTGAAGGGACGCCTGTTATGATGGAGGGGCCCGCAACAAGCGTATTCGAAGGGCAGTTGAGACTGCCTGGTGACTCAGGTGGTAGCCGGCGCCGAAAGCCTAACCGCCCACATAAACAACCGATCTGA